The following coding sequences are from one Salvia hispanica cultivar TCC Black 2014 chromosome 3, UniMelb_Shisp_WGS_1.0, whole genome shotgun sequence window:
- the LOC125215102 gene encoding LOW QUALITY PROTEIN: sodium-dependent phosphate transport protein 1, chloroplastic-like (The sequence of the model RefSeq protein was modified relative to this genomic sequence to represent the inferred CDS: substituted 1 base at 1 genomic stop codon) encodes MNAARGLLISLNSAPKTHLPALHCKPRPSPFPLRPSRSSHFRRIDGGSTFIWSARWGRVRADVKSETVESAPDSARLDQALAADDGVAADDLPWWEEFPKRWVIVLLCFSAFLLCNMDRVNMSMSFLPLDSYTNICAVDILSICQXHECQIAGGIWADTVGGKFVLGFGVVWWSVATMLTPVAAKLGLPFLLVVRAFMGIGEGVAMPAMNTILSKWVPVSERSRSLALVYSGMYLGSVTGLAFSPMLIHKFGWPSVFYSFGSLGTIWLALWLNKAHSSPAEDPQLLPAEKKLIVSNCISKQPAKSIPWKLILSKPPVWALIVSHFCHNWGTFILLTWMPTYYHQVLKFNLTESGLFSVFPWLTMAFSANLGGWIADTLVSRGVSVTVVRKMMQTVGFLGPAFFLTQLSHIDSPAMAVLCMACSQGTDAFSQSGLYSNHQDIAPRYSGVLLGLSNTAGVLAGVFGTATTGYILQHGSWDNVFEVSVGLYLVGTVVWNLFSTGEKIID; translated from the exons ATGAACGCCGCCAGAGGTCTGCTCATTTCCCTCAACTCCGCTCCCAAAACCCACCTCCCCGCTCTCCACTGCAAGCCCCGCCCCTCGCCTTTCCCGCTACGCCCCTCCCGGAGCTCCCACTTTCGCCGAATTGACGGCGGAAGCACCTTCATTTGGAGTGCAAGATGGGGAAGAGTGCGGGCGGATGTCAAGTCGGAAACTGTGGAGTCGGCGCCGGACTCGGCTCGGCTCGACCAAGCTCTTGCCGCGGATGACGGCGTCGCCGCCGACGACCTTCCGTGGTGGGAGGAGTTCCCGAAGCGATGGGTGATTGTGCTCCTCTGCTTCTCCGCTTTCCTGCTCTGCAATATGGATAGA GTGAACATGAGCATGAGTTTTCTGCCTCTTGATTCTTA tactaatatatgtGCAGTTGATATCTTATCGATTTGTCAATGACATGAATGTCAGATTGCAGGAGGGATATGGGCAGACACTGTTGGTGGCAAATTTGTTTTAGGATTTGGTGTAGTTTGGTGGTCAGTAGCAACAATGCTCACACCAGTTGCGGCAAAACTTGGTTTGCCTTTTTTACTTGTCGTCCGTGCTTTCATGGGTATCGGAGAG GGTGTTGCAATGCCTGCTATGAATACTATACTATCAAAATGGGTTCCTGTATCCGAGAGAAGTAGGTCGTTAGCATTGGTTTACAGTGGGATGTATCTTGGATCTGTCACTGGTCTGGCCTTTTCACCGATGTTGATTCACAAGTTTGGCTGGCCATCTgtcttttattcatttggtTCTCTTGGCACAATTTGGTTAGCTTTGTGGCTTAATAAG GCTCACAGTTCACCCGCAGAGGATCCTCAACTACTGCCTGCAGAAAAAAAGCTTATTGTTAGCAACTGCATATCGAAGCAACCGGCTAAATCGATACCATGGAAATTGATATTATCAAAACCACCTGTGTGGGCTCTGATAGTATCTCACTTCTGTCACAATTGGGGAACGTTTATCCTTCTTACCTGGATGCCTACATATTATCACCAG GTGTTGAAGTTTAATCTCACCGAGTCAGGACTGTTTTCTGTCTTTCCATGGCTTACTATGGCATTTTCTGCCAATTTGGGTGGTTGGATTGCAGATACTCTAGTAAGTAGAGGTGTATCGGTAACCGTGGTTAGAAAG ATGATGCAGACGGTTGGATTCTTAGGCCCAGCGTTTTTCTTGACTCAGTTGAGCCATATTGATTCCCCTGCTATGGCAGTTTTGTGTATGGCTTGCAGCCAG GGAACTGATGCCTTTTCACAATCAGGATTATATTCGAATCATCAAGATATTGCTCCTCGATATTCA GGTGTATTGCTTGGTCTATCTAATACTGCTGGAGTGCTGGCTGGAGTTTTCGGAACCGCGACAACTGGTTACATCTTGCAACATG GTTCGTGGGATAATGTTTTCGAAGTGTCTGTGGGGCTCTACTTAGTTGGGACCGTGGTGTGGAACCTTTTCTCGACTGGCGAGAAGATCATTGATTGA
- the LOC125215041 gene encoding protein LTV1 homolog, protein MGKKKFFDKKKSATFQLMARDTSDPNYSTSDPMGDRVFVRVDNNEYVPTTMEDSADPDSIYADAPDDYDDEDPYGSSGEVVDHKSKSTGLPDHIRREILELGFPDDGYNYLAHMREIKNTGGGSTYFNNPKADVHQLPQDVKAYDASRVEVSNVSDTVEKSIYSVAAKTVDVRLHKALDPEIAALLDDRNSSDFGSDVEDLEEDFVVKANLFEGSVGQEVDEKFIGEELDEKLSFTSGSRFNHPGVQDTIVSGSTENRSSSYLDNERPRVRRPLDEQFDMLELQEYGSDNEEEFMGYMDEEDCQESLKEKLSNALEGHPSNVLHHNNEGLDDEPPELTAEVIRRCREYAEKFEDQDDQEVVLVEESSDEAEAWDCETIVTTYSTLDNHPAKIGAPEGRRKKKIAEALSGSATGTSQVITLRGRERLPVDFLPANRKRVEEKTKDEKDVNNKKSDLHKKKPRAQESKEEKKERKSAVKLERREARQLKKETKEVYKFESHRAQKVAAFTGPSSIHLM, encoded by the exons ATGGGAAAGAAGAAATTCTTTGATAAGAAAAAATCAGCCACATTCCAGCTCATGGCCAGGGACACATCTGATCCGAATTACTCAACATCGGACCCAATGGGTGATCGTGTTTTTGTACGTGTAGACAACAATGAGTATGTACCTACCACAATGGAAGACTCTGCTGATCCTGACTCGATTTATGCTGATGCCCCTGATGATTATGATGATGAGGATCCATATGGTAGCTCTGGAGAAGTGGTTGACCATAAATCTAAATCTACGGGCTTGCCTGATCATATACGAAGGGAGATTCTGGAGCTAGGGTTTCCAGATGATGGGTACAATTATCTGGCCCATATGCGGGAGATAAAGAACACAGGCGGTGGttcaacatattttaataatccCAAGGCTGATGTCCATCAGCTTCCGCAAGACGTTAAG GCCTATGATGCTTCAAGGGTTGAGGTTTCCAATGTGAGTGATACTGTTGAGAAATCTATTTACAGTGTGGCAGCAAAGACTGTTGATGTGAGATTACATAAAGCGTTGGATCCTGAAATTGCGGCATTGCTGGATGATCGTAACTCTTCAGACTTTGGGTCTGATGTTGAGGACTTAGAAGAGGATTTTGTTGTCAAAGCAAATCTTTTCGAAGGAAGTGTAGGTCAAGAAGTTGATGAGAAGTTTATTGGTGAAGAACTTGATGAGAAGTTGAGTTTTACTTCAGGCTCAAGGTTTAATCATCCAGGGGTTCAAGACACCATTGTATCTGGCTCAACAGAGAATAGGTCTTCCTCATACTTAGATAATGAGAGGCCTAGAGTTCGTCGTCCACTTGATGAGCAGTTTGATATG CTTGAGCTCCAAGAATATGGTTCTGACAACGAAGAAGAATTTATGGGGTACATGGATGAGGAAGATTGCCAAGAGTCCCTTAAAGAAAAGCTGAGCAATGCTCTTGAGGGCCATCCATCAAATGTCTTGCATCATAACAATGAAGGACTTGATGATGAGCCCCCTGAATTAACTGCTGAAGTGATTCGCCGATGCAGAGAATATGCTGAGAAGTTTGAAGATCAGGATGATCAAGAAGTAGTGCTGGTTGAAGAGAGCAGCGATGAAGCAGAAGCTTGGGACTGTGAGACTATCGTAACTACTTATTCAACACTCGACAATCACCCTGCTAAAATAGGAGCTCCAGaagggaggaggaagaagaagattgcTGAGGCATTATCTGGATCTGCTACTGGCACCAGCCAAGTTATAACACttagagggagagagagactTCCCGTAGACTTTTTGCCTGCTAATAGAAAAAGAGTTGAAGAGAAGACAAAAGATGAGAAAGATGTGAATAACAAGAAAAGTGATCTACATAAAAAGAAGCCACGTGCTCAAGAGTCGAAGGAGGAAAAGAAAGAGAGGAAG TCTGCTGTTAAATTAGAACGACGCGAGGCACGGCAAttgaaaaaggaaacaaaagaGGTTTATAAGTTTGAGTCTCATCGTGCTCAAAAAGTTGCAGCTTTCACTGGACCTTCATCTATTCATCTCAT GTAA
- the LOC125214410 gene encoding translation initiation factor IF-2-like has protein sequence MASARAPNSGSKSFDFGSDDILCSHEDYGNQDGNNGIHTDPSIAPNPSKEFNKSRMARSAVFPASTYSTPEESSFSHDVISTVDNTMKKYTDNIMRFLEGISSRLSQLELYCYNLDKSIGEMHADWVRDHGEADSKLRSLEKHVQEVHRSVQILRDKQELADTQKELAKLQLVQKDSTSANTKQQNEERTSAPASEPKSAENSSDYHDQQLALALPHQVAPQPSHHARPVEHQHPSIAPQSSMPPQSMAPVQAYCLPPQQMTNIPPPQQSQTQYLPAQSQVQDLSRMAPQQSQPQGNMTPQVQSYPQQWSQQQPVQQSQQSAMPPQIRASSPMVYSPYPSGQPNQSPSEMAPGSMHMQVSFAGASRPGSAGSDGLPYGYGAPPARPIQQQVPTQQHKPGYTAQSGDGYMPGGPRPQLPPGNTYMVFDGESGRAHHLPPQPQFQQNVYPQNSVPPQNPPRVPSSNMLGPPQAMRGHPYSELIEKLSSMGYRSDHVLGVIQRLEESGQAIDFNAVLDRLNGHPAGTQRGW, from the exons ATGGCATCGGCACGCGCCCCAAATTCGGGTTCAAAATCGTTCGATTTCGGCTCAGATGATATTCTATGTTCCCACGAGGATTACGGAAATCAGGATGGAAATAATGGTATCCACACCGATCCTTCCATTGCACCCAATCCCTCCAAg GAGTTTAACAAAAGCAGAATGGCGAGATCAGCTGTTTTTCCTGCATCAACCTATAGTACACCTGAAGAATCCTCATTTAGTCATGATGTAATCTCCACTGTTGATAACACCATGAAGAAATACACTGACAATATCATGCGTTTTCTTGAGGGAATTAGTTCACGGCTGTCACAGTTGGAATTATACTGTTACAATCTGGATAAATCAATTGGAGAAATGCATGCCGACTGGGTTCGTGATCATGGAGAGGCAGATTCCAAGCTCAGATCTCTGGAGAAGCATGTTCAAGAG GTGCACAGGTCTGTGCAGATTTTAAGAGATAAGCAGGAACTTGCTGATACTCAGAAGGAGTTAGCCAAACTTCAGCTTGTACAAAAGGATTCCACTTCAGCTAACACTAAACAGCAGAATGAGGAGAGAACTTCTGCACCTGCTTCTGAACCTAAAAGTGCAGAGAACTCATCAGATTATCATGATCAGCAGTTGGCACTCGCACTACCTCATCAAGTAGCTCCGCAGCCCTCTCACCATGCTCGGCCAGTTGAGCATCAGCATCCTTCAATTGCACCCCAGTCATCCATGCCTCCACAGAGTATGGCGCCAGTACAGGCATACTGCTTACCTCCACAACAAATGACCAATATCCCCCCACCACAACAATCTCAAACTCAGTACCTGCCTGCACAATCTCAAGTTCAAGACCTCTCCAGGATGGCACCACAGCAGTCCCAGCCTCAGGGAAACATGACGCCGCAGGTTCAGTCATATCCGCAGCAGTGGTCCCAGCAGCAGCCTGTTCAACAATCCCAACAGTCAGCTATGCCGCCACAGATTAGAGCCTCCTCTCCAATGGTTTACTCTCCCTATCCTTCGGGTCAGCCAAATCAATCTCCTTCTGAAATGGCTCCTGGAAGCATGCACATGCAGGTATCATTTGCAGGAGCATCCCGACCTGGTTCGGCAGGTTCTGATGGATTACCTTATGGGTACGGTGCTCCTCCTGCCAGGCCAATCCAACAGCAGGTCCCGACACAACAACACAAGCCTGGATACACAGCTCAATCAGGAGATGGTTACATGCCTGGCGGGCCTCGTCCCCAACTTCCCCCTGGAAATACATACATGGTTTTTGATGGTGAATCAGGAAGGGCGCATCATCTGCCTCCACAGCCTCAGTTCCAACAAAATGTTTATCCTCAGAATAGCGTCCCTCCGCAAAATCCACCTCGTGTTCCTAGCAGTAACATGTTAGGCCCACCTCAGGCCATGCGCGGCCATCCTTACAGTGAGCTGATAGAGAAGCTGAGCAGCATGGGATACAGAAGCGACCACGTTCTTGGTGTCATTCAGAGGCTGGAAGAGAGTGGCCAGGCGATCGATTTTAATGCTGTGCTTGACAGGTTAAACGGACACCCTGCTGGTACTCAGAGAGGATGGTAA
- the LOC125213549 gene encoding protein SMAX1-LIKE 6-like, giving the protein MPTPLGTARQCLSDSAAAVLDDAVAAARRRSHAQTTTLHVVSALLAVPASPLRDACTRAWSSAFSPRRQFRALELCVGVALDRVSASKSAAAEEPPVSNSLMAAIKRSQASQRRHPDTFHLYQQQLNSSSPQGTPSISAVKVELKHFLTSILDDPIVSRVFGDAGFRTQEIKLAVLNPLSVSRFAFTASRPPPLYASGLDNFELDKRARSFPFIDASAVEKLDENPRKIGEILLKKTRRNPLLIGAAGNDACRSFLDCLKKGESRVLPKELDGLSVFSIEREISECIGERFSEEMVGLEFKKVDELVENCQGAGIIANCGDLKAFLDAELVEFASNVVLKLKRLLINHGGKLWLIGFLADDDGYKKLVDLFPCIEMDLDLHLLPITASSMGVKPFKSSLMRSFVPFGGFFSMSSELKSPCTNVTKPMKLCSSCNEKYEKEVSDVPKGVSTSSVADKQSVNLSPWLHIAECETSKKSCAEEANKDKTILDAKILALQRKWSGICQRLHHSQTSQVDTTLPKPHTSIATTLQHVPIRKDAVGAGSLSDGSNVTNMSTCMLSDWQKNSLLKQNLSARVIVQAEVPTQGLGLNDFQNSYSSQQRTSLPVVCTSSTSVVSVATDLTLGTFCDSSGEFRKNPSLRDGCNGLQNSESSRSLEKSLSQLSQSSSYSQHHGKQMNAKDLEQQWRVLAEKVYWQSEAIQTIGRTVSRCRNENARYHCSKKSNLWLSFLGPDKVGKRKIAASVAEMAFGRENHLLYLDLCAQDTNPFNYIVDCYDSKYIKMQPGRELIVDYLAGMLSKHPDSVVLLENVEKADFLVRSSLSQAIKTGRFPDSRGRTIFLNNNIFILASTVVKGSQDLLFGKEASEFPEETILEAKNMQMQILVEPVGDIYRRNSTTLVSLFSSEMTPNQFCSSKRKLMNVGSTKAEVSKRACQLSRSFDLNLPDDGGEEDSDIDKSDDDYSDDSEAWLGELLKLVDEKVVSKPFDFDSLSQKILREIDAQLRKIVGATVLLEIDRQVMVQMLAASWLTEREDVLRDWIEQVLCSGIDEARKRCNVASDFVLKLVPCDYGLVAKAQASSVCLPAKINV; this is encoded by the exons ATGCCGACGCCGCTGGGCACAGCCCGCCAATGCTTGTCAGactcggcggcggcggtgctGGACGACGCCGTCGCTGCGGCCAGGCGCCGCAGCCACGCGCAGACGACCACGCTGCACGTGGTGTCCGCTCTACTGGCTGTGCCTGCTTCTCCTCTCCGCGATGCCTGCACACGCGCCTGGAGCAGCGCGTTCTCCCCACGCCGCCAGTTCCGCGCCCTGGAGCTCTGCGTCGGCGTCGCGCTCGATAGGGTTTCGGCGTCAAAATCCGCCGCCGCGGAGGAGCCGCCGGTTTCGAACTCTCTCATGGCGGCGATCAAGAGATCGCAGGCGAGCCAGAGGCGCCATCCGGATACGTTCCATCTGTATCAGCAGCAGCTGAATTCGAGCTCGCCGCAGGGTACGCCGTCGATTTCCGCGGTGAAAGTTGAGCTGAAGCATTTCTTAACTTCGATTTTAGATGATCCGATCGTGAGCCGCGTCTTCGGCGATGCGGGCTTCCGGACTCAGGAGATCAAGCTGGCGGTTCTGAATCCTCTCTCTGTGTCCAGATTCGCCTTCACGGCGTCACGGCCGCCGCCTCTGTATGCGTCTGGTCTGGACAATTTCGAGCTGGACAAACGCGCTCGCAGTTTCCCCTTCATCGACGCTTCTGCGGTGGAGAAACTCGATGAGAATCCGAGAAAAATTGGGGAAATTCTGTTGAAGAAAACTAGGAGAAATCCGTTGCTCATTGGCGCGGCTGGAAATGATGCTTGTAGGAGCTTTTTAGATTGTTTGAAGAAGGGCGAATCCAGAGTTTTGCCTAAAGAACTTGATGGATTGAGTGTGTTTTCGATCGAACGTGAGATTTCCGAGTGCATCGGTGAGCGTTTCAGCGAAGAGATGGTAGGGTTGGAGTTCAAAAAAGTCGATGAATTAGTCGAAAATTGCCAGGGCGCCGGGATTATCGCCAACTGTGGGGATTTGAAGGCATTTTTGGATGCTGAATTGGTGGAATTTGCTAGTAATGTGGTTTTGAAGCTGAAGAGGTTGTTGATCAACCATGGTGGAAAGCTGTGGTTGATCGGCTTCTTGGCTGATGATGATGGCTACAAGAAGCTGGTAGATCTGTTTCCTTGTATTGAGATGGATCTGGATTTGCATCTGCTGCCTATCACTGCTTCATCCATGGGAGTAAAGCCTTTCAAGTCCAG CTTGATGAGGTCTTTTGTTCCATTTGGTGGATTCTTCTCTATGTCATCTGAGCTTAAAAGTCCATGCACAAATGTTACGAAACCCATGAAACTATGCAGCTCGTGCAATgaaaagtatgagaaagaAGTTTCTGATGTCCCGAAGGGAGTTTCAACCAGTTCAGTTGCTGATAAGCAATCAGTGAATCTATCTCCGTGGCTGCATATTGCTGAATGTGAAACAAGCAAGAAATCCTGCGCGGAAGAG GCTAATAAAGACAAAACTATACTGGATGCAAAAATATTGGCCTTGCAGAGAAAATGGAGTGGCATCTGCCAGAGGCTTCATCACTCTCAGACATCTCAAGTGGATACAACTCTACCAAAGCCACATACTTCTATTGCAACAACGCTGCAGCATGTACCCATACGAAAAGACGCAGTTGGTGCGGGTTCATTATCCGATGGAAGCAATGTGACTAATATGAGTACTTGCATGCTCTCAGACTGGCAAAAGAACTCTCTTCTAAAGCAAAATTTAAGTGCCAGAGTAATTGTGCAGGCTGAAGTACCAACACAAGGTTTGGGGCTGAATGATTTTCAGAATTCATATAGCTCTCAGCAAAGGACGAGCCTGCCCGTTGTTTGCACATCTTCAACCTCTGTTGTCTCTGTGGCCACAGATTTGACGCTCGGAACATTTTGTGATTCTTCTGGGGAATTCAGAAAAAATCCCAGCTTGCGAGATGGTTGCAATGGTCTTCAGAATTCTGAATCATCTAGAAGCCTTGAGAAATCTCTGAGCCAACTTTCTCAATCTTCATCTTATTCTCAACATCATGGAAAGCAGATGAATGCAAAGGACCTCGAACAGCAATGGCGTGTTCTGGCTGAAAAGGTTTATTGGCAGTCGGAAGCCATTCAAACTATTGGTCGAACTGTGTCACGTTGCAGAAATGAAAATGCAAGATATCATTGCTCAAAGAAGAGTAATCTTTGGCTGAGCTTTTTGGGGCCTGATAAAGTGGGGAAGAGAAAAATAGCTGCATCTGTTGCCGAGATGGCATTTGGGAGAGAGAACCACTTGCTATATTTGGATCTTTGTGCTCAGGATACGAACCCATTCAACTACATTGTTGATTGTTATGATTCAAAATACATCAAAATGCAGCCTGGGAGGGAACTGATAGTTGATTACCTTGCTGGAATGTTGAGCAAGCATCCCGACTCTGTTGTGCTCCTTGAAAATGTTGAAAAGGCTGATTTCTTGGTTCGCTCTAGTTTATCTCAAGCCATCAAAACAGGTAGATTTCCAGATTCACGTGGCAGGACCATCTTCCTCAATAACAATATATTTATCCTCGCCTCAACTGTCGTAAAGGGCAGTCAAGATCTGCTTTTTGGTAAAGAAGCCTCTGAGTTTCCAGAAGAAACAATTTTGGAGGCCAAAAATATGCAGATGCAAATTTTAGTAGAACCTGTTGGTGATATCTACAGAAGGAATAGCACTACACTCGTTTCACTTTTCTCAAGTGAAATGACCCCTAACCAATTCTGTTCgagtaaaagaaaattgatgaatGTTGGCTCAACCAAAGCTGAGGTATCGAAACGTGCTTGTCAACTGTCCAGATCCTTTGACTTAAACTTGCCTGATGATGGCGGGGAAGAGGATAGTGATATTGACAAAAGTGATGATGATTACTCGGATGATTCAGAGGCATGGCTGGGAGAGTTGCTCAAGCTTGTTGATGAAAAGGTGGTGTCTAAACCATTTGACTTCGATTCTCTCTCTCAGAAGATACTAAGGGAGATAGATGCACAGTTGAGAAAGATAGTTGGAGCCACTGTTCTTCTAGAAATTGATAGACAAGTAATGGTCCAAATGCTTGCAGCTTCTTGGTTAACAGAAAGAGAGGACGTGTTGAGGGATTGGATCGAGCAGGTGCTCTGTTCGGGCATAGATGAAGCTCGTAAAAGGTGCAATGTTGCTTCTgattttgtattgaaattAGTACCCTGTGACTACGGGCTTGTTGCGAAAGCACAAGCCTCTAGCGTGTGTCTTCCAGCAAAAATAAACGTTTAA